A region of the Primulina eburnea isolate SZY01 chromosome 7, ASM2296580v1, whole genome shotgun sequence genome:
CGTGACTAGACGAGGAGATTGGTTGAAACTGAGTTTGTTAAACACTATCACAAAAGAAGTCATTATCATTGGGCACATGTTGACTCTCAAAGGGAAACACACTCTCATGAAAAATGACATCACAAGATATGTATATTTCATTTGTTTCAAGATTAAGAAGTTTATAAGCCTTATAGCCAGATGGATAACCAAGAAAGACTGATTTTATGGCTCGAGGAGAGAACTTGGTGCGTTGGCTTGGCAATGTGGATCCATAACACAAACAACCAAAGTATTTGAGGTGTGTGTAATTTGGAAGTTTACAGTACAACAACTCAAATGGAGATTTATCATTCAAACGTGTAGAAGGAGTTCTATTTATGAGGTAAGCTGCGGTAGTGACACAGTCAGTCCAATAAGACAAAGGGATGTGATATTGAAACATCAAGGCTCGTGCAACATTCAAAAGATGTTGATGTTTCCGTTCAACAACAGAATTTTGTTGGGGAAGTTCGACACAAGATTTATAGGAGATTATACCTTCTGATATGAAGAACTCAGCAAAATTGAATTCAAGGGCATTATCTGATCGTACTGCCTTAATCTTGGTTCCAAATTGAGTGGAAACCAGCTTGCAAAAGTCAGGGAATATGGTTAGCACATCATATTTTCTTTTCAATAAATGAACCCAAGTGAAACGTGAATGATCATCAACAATAGTAAGGAAATACTATATCCTTCGACACGTAATGGATAGAAAGGACCCCATATGTCAATGTGGATTAGATCAGAAGAAGCATCACAAATAGAATTATTTGAAAGGAATAATAGTCTCTTTTTTTTGGATATATGACAAATGGAACAATCAAACAATTCATCATGTTTTATTGAATCAATACTTGTATTTGTTCCAATTATAGAGAGTCTAGTAGGGGAAGGGTGGCCCATACGATAATGCCATAACTTGTATTGAGTAAAAGAGACATTACAGACATTTGGAGATACACTTGAGGTATCTAGAACATATACGTTGCCAACTCGTTCACCCGTCCCAATCATCATGTCCTTGGTGAGAACCTGAATATGacaaaaatcaaaagaaaagGACTTAGAACAATGCATACTTTTGGTTAATGCACTGATGGATATGAGATTAAAATGAAAGGTAGGAACACATAAAACATCCTCAAGTATGAAATCAGTGGACAGATGGACTGATCCTATATGTGTTGCTAGTGTATGGGAGCTGTCTGGAAGAGTGACTTTAGAAGAAACAGGTGTCGAGGTGTGATAGATGGATAATGAGCAACAAATATGATGAGTGGCACCGATGTCTAACACCCAATGTGTCTGAATGTTAGAAAGAGTAGTAAGACATGAAGGAAATGTACCACTGAAGCAAGAAACTGAAGCATCACAATTCTCATGTTGCTTTAAATCTGAAGGAGGGCCACAACCAAGTTGGAGTTGAGAGATCAAGAATGCAATGAGCTGTTTACAATGATCTGGACTCAAAATATCTCCAGCACGATTCACATTCGGCTCAGGAATTTGAAGACATGTTGTACCCCGAACTTGATTAACATGCATCTTAGTGTCAACCTGTTTGATCTTGTGCCTTGGATGCCCCGGAGAATATCCATGTAACTTATAGCATTTATCCATAGTATAACCTAGAATGTTATAGTGGGAGCAAATAGGTCTACTATAAATTTTGTTACCTCAACTATCCTTGCCCCCGAAAGTGCCTTTAACAGCAGCAATGGGAGGTGAATGGAAAGGTGCAGAGGATTTGGGGAAACTTGTCATATCAGTGTGAATGGAGCGTTGTCTCTCCTCTTGCATGATTAATGAAAAAATCTTCGAGATGACAGGTAACGGATCCATCTTGAGAATTTGAGTTCGATTTTGAGCATATGACTCATTCAATCCCATCAGAAACTGCATGTTGCACTCCTGGTTATGGTAATTGATCCAATCCTTCATAGCGCCACATTTACACACCGAAACTGGTTGAAATTCTTTTAGTTCATCCCAAAGTATTCTCATTCGCGTGTGGTACGTGCTAACATCCAGATAACCTTGTTGAAATCCACTTAGTAATTTCTTTGTTTTAAAGATGCGAGGAGCATTGCTCTGTTGAAACCGATCGCGTAGATCTAACCAAATTTCAAGCGCCGTCGGGAAATACAGCAAGCTATCAGCAATTTCACGATTAACCGAGTTCAGAATCCATGAAATTACCATACTATTGCATCGCAACCAGGATCCATACTGAATATCTTCATTTGGAGGTCGCGAGAAGCTACCATTGACAAATCCAAGCTTATTTTTGGCTGTCAAAGCCATTGACATAGCACGCATCCAGGTATTATAATTTGTACCTGTGAGGGCATGAGACACCAGATTCAATCCTGGATGATCACCATTTTTCAAATAGAATGGGCTTCTTGAATCATCGATTGATGTTCGAACAACAGTCTGATTATTCGAAGCTTTACCGCCTTTGGCCATAGAAGATTTTGGAGCGGATtagagctctgataccatttcaGAATTGTAAAGAATTTGAGTAAAATGAAATCTTCATAACCGCAATGCGGGAAAACTTACAAAGCATGGTTCTTGACTCGTATTTATACTAGTATGGACAAAAACGTAAGTATatgtgtaaaaacgtgtttcTACTAAAGCTACTATAAAAGTCCACTTCTAATAATTagttttacataaaaattgaagggggaatatcagatGAGATGTCAGTTTACAGAGctttaataggttctttactTTACCTAACTGCTAGCCGTCCTGATATCATGTTTGTTATCTGcatgtgtgcaagatttcaagaaaatcctaAACAATCGtatttttcagctgccaaatgcatattgaaatatcttaaaggctcACAAAATGTGGGTTTATAATATGCTAAGGACTCATATTTCAaattagttggctattcagatgcagattatgtaAGATGTAAACTTGATTAAAAAAACactagtggatcatgtcagtctCTGGGAGAAAGATTGATTTCCTGGTTCAGGAAGAAGTAAACATCCATAGCAATTTCCACAACTAAAGCAGAATATCTAGCTGCTGGAATCTGCTGCACCCAACTGCTCTGGGTTCAGCAACATCTGAAAAATTATGGAGTCATCGTAGAAGAATCaccaatattttgtgataacAGTAACACAATTGCGattacatacaatccagttcttcactccaggataAAGCATAtcgatgtcagacatcacttcatcagaggtCACGCTCTCAAGAATGAGAGCAGGCTAGAATACATTTCAACTGAACAAGAGGCAGTGGACATATTCACCAAGACactacccgagactaagttttcttctTTATGacatattcttggtttaattgatttagttTAGTTTTTTAACACTTTAATATGATGATTCATTGCCAAGATTAAgttcaagaaaaaataaatcattaaagggaaaacaacattgaacaaaataacatttttattgaTATAGTTGAACTTGTTCAATATAAATTTCCCTATCTACTGCTTCCTTCCAGTTAGTCAACCAAATGGTTAACTCATCAGTAGTGGTCTTCAGGAAGTCCCCTGAGAAGGCAATCCTTCTTAGAACCTTCTGCTCCTTGAGGAGCATCAAAAGATAGACACCTTCATCCTTGAAGATGTCAGCAGCATGGGCAACACAGAGTCGTTGCTGATACTTGTTCTATGTTGCCACTCGTTTCCTCGTGGCAACAAGTCCTTCCTCATGAAAAGACTGTAGATCCTGGATCTTGTTCCAGGTAGATATCATCTTTTCCAATACGCTATCCTCTATCTTGAGCTTTCTCGCAGCTACTATGGACCGCATGAACTCCTCCGCCATGTCTGTTGCTGGGAACTGCTTGCCTTATCCATCTGTTACTACCTTGATAAGTATTATCTGATGAAATTTTCAAAGTGATTTTGTGACTAACTAGTTTGTTCTTACTCATACTCTGAACTATACGAAGGGACACAATCATTACTTTTGACAGAAGGATATGAAGAGATCTCTATTAGCCATAGACTAATCATTCTTCGAGGATGAAATAATTTCACCCTATCTATTGCATATATTTAGGAGGAACGTCGAATTATAATTGGTTAATTAATAAGACATTATTAGTCGGTCTTAAGCTGAATTGATTTTGTTTCCAACCGATCATTCAGTTCTCAACCTaactgttggaacatttcatgttcgcaatcttgattttgatgttaacaaaacttgttattgtgtttctaacatatttactcaagtgtgaagttgcaaacacaagaagcaagcgaaaactgaattctgcacaatctgaatttctggcaagcttcggtgttttgatgatatctcttaattggatgattcaaatgacattCCGTTAATTGAACGGATCAGAAAACttaatttggaacaagtcgtatttcacgtcatttgggcaaaatcggaagttatcatggtctaacggatcactcaattaccgaactgatcacacgaaaacatcaatcagttgggtttgagcagctgcggtattttggtcatatctctcagctcagttatcgaaatgaagcgattcagtatacgttggaaagataagacgaaaatctacaaatcatcttcagaagtcaaagtctgaatcgaagcttaagatgctgataaatgacgattaagctactggttctgcacaaacttaaatcagctaggctgatttcagcataccagctgaaactgaaccaaccgaactagctgctgaccagctgaacaACCAACTGAACCGAACtagctgctgaccagctgaactgaactgaaccagcagttgaccaactgaactgaaccagctgctgaccagataAACTGAACtagctgctgaccagctgaactgaagtgaaccagcagttgaccaactAAACTTAACTGAACCAGCTgttgaccagttgagttgaccagttgaccagttgactagagttgaccagttgggaaaatgcccagccagctgaatttgaccgttgcaatttcagaaacagtacagaaactctccaaacggtcatattcttctgtccaacgtatatatcattgttggggcttataaatacaccatgttgaagatcaaacaagagcttttgaagggattcaaagcatgggcagtttgcatgaagaaatcagttagttaagagcacaagcccttgtgtgaggatacatttgtgatgtacactgtaactgatatatTCCTCACATATGATCACTCaaacatatacaagagagttgaagttcaaagattagttgagcgagtcttgcacaaagatgtAAAACTtatgtatgtagtctttgcatatgagacattaaaaaatatgatgattttgaggtgctgcctacaatcttgagtgctaggagttcagtttaggaagtggataagtcctagctgaatgggtttgtacaaagtgttgtataaatcaaagtcttttagtgaatccttcccaaggagaagaaggggtgacgtaggagtatttaaatctctgaacatccataaacgaattcgtgtctatttgtttattgcatttacttatcatttccatagttttaaaagatgcattgttgaagcgttttatgtgttcttcaaattcaaaaatattatataccaagtgtttgataaaatgcttcaactaaaatatattttcttattcAACGACAGAAGGATATGAAGAGATCTCTATCAGCCATAGATTATTCATTCTCCGAGGATGAAATAATTTCACCGTATCTATTGCATATATTTAGGGGGAACGTCGAATTATAATTGGTTAATTAATAAGACATTATTAGTCGGTCTTAAACTGAATTGATTTCGTTTCCAACCGATCATTCAGTTCTCAACCTAACTGATCTTACCATATATGTTAACTGATTATCGATTCAATTGAGATTCCACAATAAATTTTGTGACTTTCAAAATTACTTCATTAATTATGTTATTCATTGGAAACATGGTCACAAGTAGTTCAATCGAGTCAATTTCTATATTTACAGATGAAGTAAATgctttttattcaaattaatcTCTAACTGCCATGTGTCCcaaaatttgaatagtcacaaacataaatattttttccgCCCTCATTCAGTTCACTTTACTCTATTCTAAACTCTCAAGCACTCATACCCTCAGAGCGTTTCTTTTTGCATAAAATCTAAGCTAATGGCAAGCCAAACCCCATCCTTCATTCTCAATGCAATGGCAATCAACTTCGACTCTACTCTATCTGTCTCAGATGAAGCTGTTAGGAGTGTATTTTTGAAGCTTGAAGCTGTTGGTCTGAAGAAATTCTTGGGAATTGCAACCCAAGTTATTTATCctaaagaaattcaagaagtgtaTGCGAAGAACAAGATTTCTGATGATGACAAGATTATTATGACCATCAACAATCAGGTACTGATTATGGACAAAGAATCCTTCAGTAATCTCTTCCGACTCCCAACTGAAGGTTTGTCTCACTTCTCTGAGATCAAACTagctgatattgaagagatgcggACTGTTGTCTGCCTATGGgaagaaaatcaaagtttcagATCCCAAAAAAGAACTGAAGCCAGAGATCTAAATGCTGGCTGATATTATTGCAAAGGATGTCCTCACCAAGACAGGTTCATTTGCTGCCCTAACCCTTgagaaatttcaaatcatgactGCGATCATTAAAGGCACAAGATTGAACTGGTCAACCATTATTTTCAATATTCTGAAGAACATGGTTCAATCTTCCAAGCAGTCGAATGGTTTCGCTCTGTAGCTCAGCTATTTGCTGAAGAGCTCTGGCCTCGTTGATGACTTAGCTAAAAAGTCATCAAAGTTCAAGGTGTTCAACGCCAAGAACGGTCAGCCACCTAATACCAAGTTGGATATCTCGCCGGAAAAATTTATCAAGATCAAACAAGATATTGGGATGATGACAACTCCCAAATCTATGAAGAAAGCCAAAAATAAAGAAGCGGTTAAGAAAATGACAACcaaaagaaaattgattttcAGTGAGAGTGATTTGGAGAAGACTCCATCTTCGAACATTTTGAAGATGTCACGGTTTCAGAAGACCAAACAAACTGCTTCTGAAGTGATCCAGCTGATAGACTGATGCCTACTAGGGCTGAGGCACCCATACCTGCTATACCAATTCGGTCAGTTCCAGTTGAACCATCGGCTGAAGAGACTCAGCTGAAGAAGCCAGCTGATCATCCATTGAATCTTGTCACCGAtagtgacaaactgaagatTGTTGGACATCGAGCACCTTCTATCATTgtattggaacatttcatgttcgcaatcttgatcttgatgataacaaaacttgttattttgttactaATGGTTTATCGTAGTGCACATGATACTGTAACTGATCAAAAGCCGAATTGATCAGTTATCTCGCCTAACTGAAGCTTTCGAGAACGCCAATTTATATTGCCAACTGATTGCCCAAGCTGAATCAGTCCAACTGCTGTGTCGAAGAATAGTTCCACCGATTGATCAGTTTTTAGGTAATTCAGCAGAAAACcttcagaagcctggccagctgatgaagcGCTCAACTGATGGAAAGTCCAACTGAATAGTTCAACTGAACCAGTGTAACCAGTTaagctgacgagccaactgatttcaccagatCAGTTCAAGACCAGTTCAAAGCATCAGTCAGGAATCAATCAGTATGgagaacacgacaagcttattcaatggaatccagctgtgcgaACTGGGTAAAATATCTTTACTATCAGTAGTAAAATTAATGGATGTTGCAACAAAGATTAAAGCCGAGAGATTCCATGAGACTTGtcggaaaagtcgagacacaaagtcctaGGAAAGAATTCAAGCTGCAACGGGTACAattattgagtctcactgtactaTCAGTTtcacgcctataaatagaagatccgTGAAGACTAATAACAAAACGATTGTGTGAAGATACAAAGGAAAAGGGcacgcatattgcatatcatttttgaagaagcaatcaacCGAGAAGGAACACTTcatcgtgttatcagcttaaattaaaagaaaaattccctcagtgtgtgagaacactttcgtgttgtaCTCAGAGACTAGTtctctctctctcacacacacacaccaccacaaCCAACACTCAAATATAGTCTTgaacaaagacgttaaacttgtgtatgtagtctttgacacacagacgttaaacaagtgttagCTGAAAGGTGCTAccttcagtctaggctaggaTTTTAGTTGAGGCAGTAGtagtaagtcctaagctgagtgggtttgtacaagtagttgtataaatcaaaatcttctagtagatcctacccgaggtggtagaaggggtaacgtaggagcagttgaagtctccgaacattcataaaaatatcttgtgtacttaactgattatctattgttttcaaactgaatTGATCCGTTAGAGCATCAATCAGTTCAgttttcaccataactgaactgaaatatgCGACAATTGATTCTTtgcttttcagttattcagtttacataagttaaaatgttttctaatatAACATGTTTCTTTatgaaggattact
Encoded here:
- the LOC140835765 gene encoding uncharacterized protein, whose product is MAKGGKASNNQTVVRTSIDDSRSPFYLKNGDHPGLNLVSHALTGTNYNTWMRAMSMALTAKNKLGFVNGSFSRPPNEDIQYGSWLRCNSMVISWILNSVNREIADSLLYFPTALEIWLDLRDRFQQSNAPRIFKTKKLLSGFQQGYLDVSTYHTRMRILWDELKEFQPVSVCKCGAMKDWINYHNQECNMQFLMGLNESYAQNRTQILKMDPLPVISKIFSLIMQEERQRSIHTDMTSFPKSSAPFHSPPIAAVKGTFGGKDS